The following are encoded in a window of Fusarium falciforme chromosome 11, complete sequence genomic DNA:
- a CDS encoding PAP2-3 domain-containing protein codes for MAEKAPEHPDVGQPQFAYHAVVEPFMIVGIMVASCYFNRLRGYSISPSNQDEGLLGNAKLEPRDQDDLFDDSDSFDEASPSLTPAAATTTETHPPKKRSCCGTIVHTPNSSRYANYPHSRFIQKFPFLVEMFYWAINLLFYVSIKGISGLIFSTDGVWKMAESHGIAILNFEQNGPFSFLFPMREVAVQTFFREGHQTMLTILNRAYSLIHIPVTVSFLAWYYYAAPTHAQFAAARRMMSLTNIVSFCVFTTYPCMPPRLLPEEYGFFDTVRHEDAESIYATNQFFNQLAAFPSLHFGYSFCIGTVLMYHSGIFRRRLAPREKRMSKAWQIFFAVLSIVYPLFVLTIIVATANHYYLDALAATGVVAISWLCNRYLLYLLPLEDVFLWCVKLEKPVPTTGNRRG; via the exons ATGGCGGAAAAGGCACCAGAGCATCCCGATGTTGGCCAGCCACAGTTTGCCTACCACGCCGTGGTGGAGCCTTTC ATGATTGTCGGCATCATGGTTGCGTCTTGCTACTTCAATCGACTTCGGGGCTACTCAATCTCACCCTCAAACCAAGACGAGGGCCTTCTCGGCAACGCAAAGCTCGAGCCGCGTGACCAAGATGACCTCTTTGACGACTCGGATAGCTTCGATGAGGCTTCGCCCTCGCTGACGCCCGCAGCGGCCACGACGACCGAGACGCATCCTCCCAAGAAGCGATCATGCTGCGGCACCATCGTCCATACGCCCAATTCCTCGCGATACGCCAACTACCCCCACAGCCGCTTCATACAAAAGTTTCCCTTCTTGGTTGAGATGTTCTACTGGGCCATCAACCTGCTCTTCTACGTCAGCATCAAGGGTATCAGCGGCCTCATCTTTTCCACTGATGGAGTGTGGAAGATGGCTGAGAGCCACGGTATTGCTATTCTGAACTTTGAGCAAAATGGTCCCTTTAGCTTCTTGTTCCCGATGCGCGAGGTTGCTGTGCAAACCTTCTTCAGAGAAGGCCACCAAACCATGTTGACGATCCTGAATCGGGCCTACTCCCTCATCCATATTCCCGTTACTGTTAG CTTCCTCGCCTGGTACTACTATGCCGCGCCAACCCACGCCCAGTTCGCCGCCGCCCGCCGCATGATGAGCCTTACCAATATTGTCAGCTTCTGCGTCTTTACAACATATCCTTGCATGCCTCCTCGTCTGCTGCCCGAGGAGTACGGCTTCTTCGACACGGTCCGTCACGAGGACGCCGAGTCCATCTACGCTACCAACCAGTTCTTCAACCAGCTGGCGGCGTTCCCCTCGCTGCACTTTGGCTACTCGTTCTGCATCGGCACCGTTCTCATGTACCACTCTGGCATtttccgccgccgcctcgcTCCCCGCGAGAAGCGCATGTCCAAGGCCTGGCAGATCTTTTTTGCTGTTCTGAGCATCGTGTACCCGTTGTTTGTCCTGACAATCATTGTGGCAACAGCTAACCACTACTATCTTGATGCGCTGGCCGCCACGGGCGTTGTGGCCATTTCTTGGCTTTGCAACCGCTATCTTCTGTATCTGCTTCCCTTGGAGGATGTCTTCCTCTGGTGCGTCAAGCTGGAGAAGCCTGTTCCCACCACTGGCAACCGCCGAGGATAG
- a CDS encoding Fungal-trans domain-containing protein — MERIPRRRRRPALSCIECRRRKIRCDRGQPCQHCVSAKLQCAYRFYREPREHTTIAQQPLSPSTEGPSPVSLFPQRTTPTRQVDDPLSLQVTSALATEQLGSSRLSANGKNGENTPARSHDEEARIHDVLLRVQRLEDSSASNPLRGLSETGRTILARQSGLQNSQVILNKTRILRWSHWMGTAPEFQPIYTCFSAATKNDQAALVQDPFLQAEIAHVGQLLQKCKDAATVIKTRRLGLPHPEPTLPPLAREVADAMVSRYLHTFEITYRVFHIPSFWVEYQRYWSHPEASPFSLRLKMLLVIGIGSSIYERDDVPSGLRDTVCQWIHDAQAWLAGPLKKDRLDLAGLQIYCLTILARQIFSIGVDLAWISVGSLIHRAMQVGLHRDPKHLPPMSLLQVELRRRLWATILEMAVQSSLDTAMPPRISFDEFDTEAPSNINDDELDETSITIHPHPKTTYTQMSMQLILLDSLPIRLRILQLLSGLHSELSYVDALALSSKVSDACRAYNRFLKGNEHSTSLFHRNLLEYLIRRFMIPLHCPFASQAHVNPLFHFSLKVSLDTSMAIISPQPDDSFARLISINSGLFREGLRYAFTTITFELIQQTESQRIEGTLGRSSQHRDSLKQAVREMMDLSLERIRQGETNIKSHMFLNMILALVEAKEADVPHELRVAQSARESLELCFGLLQSQVGTHSDFTSGQMGFASTGLDEQGGSMLDFDLDFFLSDTDFS, encoded by the exons ATGGAGCGAATTCCCCGTCGACGGAGGCGACCAGCCCTTTCGTGCATTGAGTGCCGTCGCCGCAAGATCAGGTGCGACAGAGGACAACCTTGTCAGCATTGCGTCTCGGCCAAGCTACAGTGCGCATACAGATTCTACCGCGAGCCTAGAGAGCACACCACGATCGCACAGCAGCCGTTGAGTCCATCAACAGAAGGACCTTCACCTGTATCACTGTTTCCACAGAGGACTACTCCTACACGACAAGTCGATGACCCCTTGAGCCTTCAAGTTACATCTGCCCTAGCGACAGAGCAGCTTGGCAGTTCACGGCTCAGTGCCAATGGCAAGAACGGTGAGAACACACCCGCCAGGTCACATGATGAGGAGGCGCGTATCCACGATGTTCTACTCCGTGTCCAGAGACTCGAGGATTCTTCAGCATCGAACCCTCTACGTGGTCTATCCGAGACCGGCCGGACCATTCTTGCTCGACAATCTGGCTTGCAAAATTCTCAAGTTATCTTGAACAAGACACGGATCTTGAGGTGGAGCCATTGGATGGGCACGGCACCAGAA TTTCAACCCATCTACACCTGCTTCAGCGCAGCCACCAAGAATGATCAAGCAGCTCTAGTTCAAGATCCATTTCTACAAGCGGAGATTGCACACGTTGGCCAACTTCTTCAGAAATGTAAAGATGCGGCAACGGTTATCAAAACACGGCGGCTAGGCCTACCGCATCCCGAGCCTACTCTACCTCCCCTCGCCCGTGAAGTAGCTGATGCGATGGTATCCCGTTACTTGCACACGTTTGAGATAACATACCGTGTGTTTCACATTCCCAGTTTTTGGGTCGAGTATCAGAGATACTGGAGCCACCCGGAAGCCTCTCCTTTCAGTCTCCGTCTCAAAATGCTTCTTGTCATCGGTATCGGATCCAGCATTTACGAACGCGATGATGTACCTTCTGGTCTTCGCGATACGGTCTGCCAATGGATCCATGACGCCCAagcttggctggctggccCGTTAAAGAAAGATCGCCTCGACTTGGCCGGACTGCAAATCTACTGCCTCACCATCCTGGCCCGCCAAATATTCTCCATTGGTGTTGATTTAGCATGGATATCGGTGGGCTCCCTCATACATCGAGCCATGCAGGTTGGGCTTCATCGCGACCCTAAACATCTTCCTCCAATGTCACTTCTCCAAGTTGAGCTACGGAGAAGACTATGGGCTACCATACTAGAAATGGCTGTTCAGTCATCTTTGGACACGGCGATGCCGCCGAGGATATCCTTTGATGAGTTCGATACAGAAGCGCCATCGAATATCAACGATGACGAACTGGACGAGACATCAATAACAATACACCCTCACCCAAAGACTACTTACACGCAAATGTCTATGCAGCTGATACTCCTTGATTCTCTACCGATCCGGCTCCGGATTCTTCAGCTTCTCAGCGGCCTCCACTCGGAACTCTCCTATGTAGACGCGCTGGCACTAAGCTCCAAGGTTTCCGATGCTTGTCGGGCCTATAACCGCTTCCTGAAAGGCAACGAGCATTCTACATCTCTATTCCATCGGAACCTGCTTGAATACCTTATTCGCCGGTTCATGATTCCCTTGCACTGTCCTTTCGCCAGCCAAGCGCATGTCAACCCGCTCTTTCACTTCTCGCTCAAGGTCAGCTTGGATACTTCAATGGCAATCATATCTCCTCAGCCGGATGATAGCTTTGCTCGTCTCATATCTATCAACTCTGGCTTGTTCCGAGAGGGCCTTCGGTATGCTTTCACGACCATCACCTTTGAACTCATCCAACAGACTGAGTCGCAACGGATCGAGGGTACACTAGGACGCAGCTCACAGCACCGCGACTCATTAAAACAAGCTGTGAGGGAAATGATGGACCTATCACTGGAACGCATTCGTCAGGGGGAAACAAACATAAAAAGCCACATGTTTCTTAACATGATCTTGGCTTTGGTCGAGGCTAAGGAGGCAGATGTTCCCCATGAACTCAGGGTTGCCCAAAGTGCAAGAGAAAGCCTGGAGCTATGTTTTGGTCTTCTACAATCACAAGTCGGAACGCATTCAGACTTTACATCTGGTCAGATGGGCTTTGCATCCACGGGTCTTGATGAGCAAGGAGGATCGATGCTGGACTTTGACCTGGACTTCTTTTTATCGGATACGGATTTCTCTTGA
- a CDS encoding AB hydrolase-1 domain-containing protein encodes MDLSKLTQKKLDVSRGFTYTYYTCPAQGSKPTLILFHGWPDTARLWAGLINNFLVPYGYGVVALDCLGYGGASKPTDVASYAYQHMTADITEILDAEKLSTVISVGHDWGSALAQRLYNLHPSRVAGLIIVNVSYTLPSQKFDLKVVNELTRKAYGFGINEYWNFFTSDDPSKVMGQNLESVYSVTFGDPYTWLANWCSPGGMRKFITEGHTQPTLPYATSEHKEDSMDRFGKPPGFEAPSCWYKAFLVPEQSEGDYLSVSEDAKVVNMPAFFWGGEREFVWGTAALQPSIDAGYLPKVKGITREGGHWALLEKPAEFGQDVLDWLEETLH; translated from the coding sequence ATGGATCTTTCAAAGCTTACTCAAAAGAAACTTGATGTCTCTCGTGGTTTCACATACACCTATTACACTTGCCCCGCACAGGGCTCCAAGCCTactctcatcctcttccacgGTTGGCCCGACACTGCACGGCTCTGGGCCGGCCTCATCAATAATTTCCTTGTCCCGTATGGCTATGGGGTTGTTGCTCTAGACTGCTTGGGCTACGGCGGAGCCTCCAAACCTACTGATGTCGCCTCGTACGCATACCAACACATGACGGCCGACATCACCGAGATTCTTGACGCAGAAAAACTGTCTACCGTCATCTCTGTGGGCCATGACTGGGGCAGTGCCCTTGCTCAGCGGTTATACAACCTCCACCCCTCTCGGGTAGCAGGTCTCATAATCGTCAACGTCTCTTACACCCTGCCAAGTCAGAAGTTCGATCTTAAGGTTGTCAACGAGTTGACAAGGAAGGCCTATGGCTTTGGCATAAATGAGTACTGGAACTTTTTCACTTCGGACGACCCATCTAAGGTCATGGGGCAGAACCTGGAGTCTGTGTATAGCGTGACATTTGGGGACCCCTATACTTGGCTCGCGAACTGGTGTAGCCCTGGTGGAATGCGCAAGTTTATCACCGAGGGTCACACTCAGCCCACTCTTCCTTACGCTACCTCTGAGCACAAGGAAGATTCCATGGACCGGTTTGGGAAGCCACCTGGTTTTGAGGCGCCTAGCTGCTGGTATAAAGCGTTCCTGGTTCCCGAGCAGAGCGAAGGCGATTATTTATCGGTCTCTGAAGACGCAAAAGTAGTCAATATGCCGGCCTTCTTTTGGGGTGGGGAGCGGGAATTTGTATGGGGAACGGCCGCACTGCAACCCAGCATTGATGCAGGATATTTGCCAAAGGTCAAGGGTATAACGAGAGAAGGGGGCCACTGGGCACTCCTGGAGAAGCCGGCGGAGTTCGGCCAAGATGTCCTGGACTGGCTGGAGGAGACTTTGCACTGA
- a CDS encoding FAD-binding-3 domain-containing protein, translating to MSRIKVLISGAGIAGNALAFWLSKLGHDVTVVERFANLRTNGLQLDLRGHGVQVLKGMGLEQAFRAKQAPEEGMQVVDGSGRRRAFFPANRTGKGLQAFTTDYEIMRGDLVRLIHDASKDRAKYIFSNSVKSIENGYDSVQVHFADVKADRYDLLVGADGQGSRTRRMMLESKTNDGFYPLKGDFVGYFTSPRPIKEGEECIATMYIAPGRRGIMTRRHRPDAIQVYLSCTTDSKRLNEAHQGDVLEEKAALTEIFQGAGWQTEELLEALQKSDDFYCQRMGLVKLESWFQERAVLVGDAAYCPSANTGMGTTSSIVGAYVLAGEIGRHVGGSMSMGEDVKAGLAAALKAYQDKFQPFMSQVQEGVLEDTNDFWKPSSPFGIEVMNYALGAASLLKLDLLSKWILREDVKGWDLPEYKEILQN from the coding sequence ATGTCTCGAATCAAAGTCCTCATCAGTGGTGCAGGCATCGCCGGCAACGCTCTGGCTTTTTGGCTCTCAAAACTTGGACATGATGTCACCGTCGTCGAGCGATTTGCCAACCTGCGCACGAACGGTCTCCAGCTGGATCTCCGAGGTCACGGTGTGCAAGTGCTAAAGGGTATGGGCCTTGAGCAGGCATTCCGAGCCAAGCAGGCGCCTGAGGAGGGCATGCAAGTTGTGGATGGCTCTGGGAGACGTCGGGCCTTCTTCCCTGCGAACAGAACGGGCAAGGGTTTGCAGGCCTTTACGACAGACTACGAGATCATGAGGGGTGACCTGGTCCGACTCATCCACGACGCCAGCAAGGATCGAGCCAAGTACATCTTCAGCAACTCGGTTAAGAGTATCGAGAATGGATATGATTCGGTTCAAGTCCATTTTGCAGATGTCAAAGCGGATCGATACGACCTCCTGGTTGGCGCTGATGGTCAGGGATCACGCACTCGCAGAATGATGCTTGAATCCAAGACCAATGATGGATTTTACCCTCTAAAAGGCGACTTCGTGGGATACTTCACATCCCCACGGCCCATAAAGGAGGGGGAAGAGTGTATCGCCACAATGTACATTGCGCCCGGCAGACGGGGCATCATGACCCGGCGGCACCGTCCTGACGCCATTCAGGTATACCTTTCTTGTACGACAGACTCGAAGCGGCTCAATGAAGCACACCAGGGAGATGTTCTAGAAGAAAAGGCGGCATTGACAGAAATCTTTCAAGGCGCTGGCTGGCAGACAGAGGAGCTGCTAGAGGCTCTACAGAAGTCTGATGACTTTTACTGCCAGCGTATGGGCCTTGTAAAGCTGGAGTCTTGGTTCCAGGAACGGGCAGTACTGGTAGGGGATGCTGCCTACTGCCCGTCAGCAAACACTGGAATGGGTACAACCTCAAGCATCGTGGGAGCCTATGTCCTGGCCGGTGAGATCGGGAGGCACGTCGGGGGCTCCATGTCCATGGGAGAAGACGTCAAAGCTGGTCTCGCTGCGGCGCTGAAGGCTTATCAGGACAAGTTTCAGCCCTTCATGAGCCAGGTCCAAGAGGGAGTCCTTGAGGATACTAATGACTTTTGGAAACCATCCTCCCCTTTCGGTATTGAGGTGATGAACTACGCTCTTGGGGCTGCATCTCTCCTCAAGTTGGACTTGCTGAGCAAATGGATTCTCAGAGAAGATGTTAAAGGGTGGGATCTCCCTGAGTATAAGGAAATACTGCAAAATTAG